A segment of the Lolium perenne isolate Kyuss_39 chromosome 3, Kyuss_2.0, whole genome shotgun sequence genome:
TAGAGGGCGTCGGGCAAGCAGAGGCGGCGCAGAAATCGGGCGCCGGGGACGGAATCGAAGCAGCAGGTCTCGAGATCGAGCGGAGGAAACAGCAGATCGGGACGGACGGGCGACAGAACAAGCAACGTCGGCCGCGTCGGCAGGGAAAATTTAGAGGATCAactttggctctgataccatgttagggcaatatgcttgttgtattaccaaggggccaaaggccacaatatatagtacatgtacaggtgcacatatgcagaaagccccctaacatatggggaaactacaatagacaAATATATACTTCTAACAGTACCCAAGTGTCATTTTGTTTGGTTGGTCGCATGCTTTTCCTAGCCTCACCTACATGGCAACATGGTGATCTTACCTCAACTATCACAAGACCACCGTGGCACCACTGTTTACAAACTTCTGCACGTCGGCGATGGCAccgccggtcacgccggtcaaaagcatcaccacgtcgccgaccacgaagacgaagaccACCATGACGGCGCCGGTCACAAGCACCACCACGTCGCCAACCACGAAGACGAaggaacaccaccatgacactgaTATTCACAcccgtcacaagcatcaccatatcgtcgaccacgaagacgaagaccATGATGATACCGCCGGTCACACCGGTCAtaagcatcaccacgtcgccgaccacgaagacaaaCACCACCATGATACTGCCGTTCATGCTCGTCACAAGCATGACCATGTCGCTGCGATGAAGCTGAATACAACCATGACACCATCGATCACACCGGTCACAAGTATCACCACGtcaccgaccacgaagacgaacatcaccatgccgccaccaccatggattatcacTTCTCACTTCTCACATGTCATCACCACGTCGCCATCCATGAAGATGGCAAGCAAGAAGTTGAGCAAGAGTGCTCCAAACTATActcacacatacatacacattacAGTATACTAGCGAGTCATTTATTTATCCGCGTATGTACACCGAAACAAAAACCTGTCAACATGAAAGTCATGCGGAATGGTGAGGTAAACCTACTCCTCAAAGAAAATTTCAAACGGTTGTGCGTGTGCGATGAATTTGGCAAAATTCGCTTAAAAATTCATACACGAAATTGACGATTTACGACTGACGAAACTCGAAACCGATAGTGGAAATTGATTCATGTCATCGACACACATCTTTTTCGTGTACAACTTATTTTGATTCGGAGTATGTTTGTATTGATTTGAAGAGAGGGCGCGTGGAGTAGTGTAAAGAGAGTTAGCCTAAGCAAAAACACGTGCAGCCGTTGCATCCATCGAGCCAAAAAGTCACGACAACGGGACAGACTCGCTTGAAACTGCCTATTCGAACGTTTCTCCAGCCTGTCATGAGGATGCTTTGAGAACCGTTTGGGCCACAACGCGGAGGCCTTTCATGCAACCAAACAGGCCATTTTGTTTCTCCACCCATGCAAAAAAAAGTCCATCCAGTCTACCAAACGCACCCTAAACGAACTAACAGAGATACACGGCGGCGTGCATCTAGGGACAATGACGACGACATGGTACTATCTGGCTTGCTCTGTCTACTATTTTTCTTTGAGGGAAGCAACATGATTTTGCTGCGTATTTTATTAATCATCAACAATAGTTATATTGTTTAAGAGTTTATCTAGGAGAAAGCTGACAGTAAATTAACCATGGCATTTGTTTTTAGTGTTATTATGGCCAAAACAGAGATGGACCGGCAGGAGTTTGTTGTATGCATGGCATTATCAGTAGGGTAAATTATGCGTGTTTGCTGGAGTGTAGATAAAACCTGTATGATGTACTATCTGGCTTGCTCTGTCTACTATTTTTCTTTGAGGGAAGCAACATGATTTTGCTGCGTATTTTATTAATCATCAACAATAGTTATATTGTTTAGGAGTTTATCTAGGAGAAAGCTGACAGTAAATTAACCATGGCATTTGTTTTTAGTGTTATTATGGCCAAAACAGAGATGGGCCGGCAGGAGTTTGTTGTATGCATGGCATTATCAGTAGGGTAAATTATGCGTGTTTGCTGGAGTGTAGATAAAACCTGTATGAAAGCTTTGAATGGAAAACAATTTAGTAACAGACTAATCAGTTCTCCATCTGCATACAAGGAAAGCATCAATTTCAAAGAGCTGTAGAAACCCCACTGGTTAATAGAACATCCGATACAAATCATTTCATGCTGGGGAAAAGGAAACGACCCGATGCCGACAAAGATTCTGATTCGTCGACCGCATCCAAGCCGAAACTTGGTGTGCCAATAAGCTCGGCTGCTCCTGCCTCTTCTTCCGCTCCTCTGAACCAATAAAATTTTggcttctcttagctaagagatcatctcttaggacaatctctcttaccACATATTTAGGATGTCTCGTTACTAAGGATAAGACTAAAAAATTACTTATTGTACATCATATTTTATTATTATATCTAGATTAACTACGTGGCAGGAGTAAGATAAAACGATCGCATCAACCATTGCACATGTGTGCAAGCGCTGGAAATAATTTATTGGCAGTTTTCTGTTGTTCTCAGCCGTTTAAAAAGCATTGGCCTGCAATTAAGAGTCCGGCGTTCCAAATACGTTTGCTCGGTTCATTCATGACTATCAACATGGGATGGAAATGCATATATTATCTCTTAATCTACCTAGTTGAACTCATATGACAAAAAAGTGTACACTCGCAACTAGTAAACTGGTCATTGCATGGGCTAAATTAAACTAAAAATAAGAATGCCTTGGTCCAGAAAATATATGATTTCTAGTTCCATCAAATTATCTTGCGAGTTTCTAAAAACCAAGCTAATTTACAAGCTTTTGGCACGCTGAATGGTCGAAGCCAAAGCTACATAGGCCAATTCTGCCGGCAAGGTCGTCTGGCGTCCCCAGGATGTCTGTGCATGTTTCGGTGAGAGGATCGTAGATCTGAAGCACCAAGGACCATCCTTTATGATTTCTATTCTTATCACATCCTTTATCAAAAGAGCAGTGCAAGAGCAGCTTTCCACCATCACTCATCACCCACAGCGGCATATATCGGCATGCAGATGGCGCCATTGTAATCGTGTAAGCTTTGCTCCAGCTTCTCTTATCTTTATTATCGAGGATCCATATGTTGGTGAATGGATCCAGGAGACGGTTGAACACCGATTGTACGATACACAAGGCGCCATTGAGCTCTGTTAGGCGGATCCCTATTGTTCCCGTGTTCTCACCATGAACGAATTTGAGTGGTCCTTGGATCACATCGGCCTTCCATTGCTCGCTCTCGAGGTCAAAGCAGAGCAAAGTGTCGTCGTTATAAAGTCTCTGGTCCTGAAAGACGTACATGACACCGTCGATGACGATGGGGGAGCCTCGCTCATGGCATATCTTGACCGGCGACGGCTGCGTTTGCCTCCAGCACCTGCCGTCTCCCAACGTGAAGATCTCGCAACTCCGGCCCTGGTCGGCGACGAAGCGGACGAGTTTGTACTCGGAGGAAGGGATGGCACGGCCGAAGCCGAAGGTGAAGTAGAAGCGTTGATAAGCATAGGGGAAGGAGTGATGCTCTATGATTTCCACTTGCGGGCAGGACAGGAGCACCTTCCCGGTGGCCGGATCCACGACATTGACGCCGCCGCAGGAGGCGCCGTTGACGCAGACGAGGTCGTCGAGGCTCGTGTTGCACGTCATGCCGTAGCCGCCGGCACCCCTGATCACCCTCACGATGTTGCCCTTGATGTCCAAGAGACGCATGTCGCGGCCGCCATCTGGCTCTTCCTCTTGGAAGGATCCGGTGTCGACGAGGAGCGGGCCGTGCCGGGACCTGTGCGCGGCGGCGAAGACGGGGCTGGACATGAGGCCGCGCCACCCCTTGGACGTGCATCGGAACCGGCAGACGGGCTTCAGCGGCAGACGGGATAGGATGTCGAACACGACGTCGTAGGGTAGCGGGATGGTGCTCATGTCGATCGCCATCGTTCGTATGTGTTTAGCAAACATGCGTAGGGTAGCGGAATACGCGCGTACTTAGCAAAGATGTTGGCGTAAAGCTATCATGGCTTGGTCTCCACGTAGAGCAGCTAAACCGGAATCTGAGTCCAACCTGATTATAATCTGAGTCCAACCTGATTATATTATTCAGAATCTGAGTCTAACCTGATTAGGAATCCTACCCGGAATCTGAGTCTAACCTGATTAGGAATCCTACCCGGAATCTGAGTCCAACCTGATTATTCGGTACGTAAGCTTGATCTGAAGTCAGGCCTTCTATATACACACCAATTTCTAATACGTCGACACGAGATTGATCGACGGTCGATTCATGTCTATCATGGCGGACCTGCAGGAACAGGAGGATCGGAAGAAATTGGCAGAGGAGTACTGGTACACTAACAAAGAGAAGGCCCAACATACGTAGTGGAATCCTTGCGACTATTTCGCTGCAAGGATCTGGCGAACCGACGACATCAGTAAGTATATACCCTCTCGTGCTCCTAACCACATATTACTAACTTTTGCCCCGTTCCAGTGGATGAGCTAGATGCACCTTACCTATGTATGTTATCTATATATACAGCATCTGTCCCTCCCATGTGTTTCACCGACCATCTTTCCAGCTTCAGTTTCCCCAGAGGCAACCTGCAGATTGTTTCTGTAAAAATTGCTTCAATAAGAGGAGGTCTACGGTGGCCCATCCATGTCTATGGCATGGTTACCGCGCGCGATGTCTTGGACAACCGTAAGCGTGTTATTATCTACAGGGGCGGATCCAGGATTTGAGCATAGGGGGGGGCGGGCGGGGCGACAAAGACATTgatcataaaaatgatataacttCAAAAATAGCAAGTCTTATAAGTATATATTATGGATATCAAAATGTAACAATATACTGAATAATAAAACTATATTTCTACTAGCTGGAATGTAGATCTACGACTGGGCCTAGCAAACAAGTCAATAACCTCATCAACGTCGATCTTTAAAATTCTCAAAACACCGAGTTGAGTAGTTACGGTCTGAACTAGCATCTCTACCCATATGAGTTAATAAAGCACAGTCTTTTCCAATATTACCTTCTTTCACCTATCGAAGCCCACAACAGTGAAAGTATCTGATCCACTCTTTCCAACTAGTTTTTTTGAAAAGAGGAAACAAGACAAGCATTATGATTTGAAGAAGATGAATACTCTAGCCAAAGAAATTGCTTGAACCAGCTAAACTGGAACCGGCGACGGTGTTTTGGTTCATCAATATTATATGGGTACTAAACTGACAAATCAGACTAGCACATAGCAATTATTGGATTTAAAATAATCAAACTAGAAGGTGATTTAGTAAACAGCAATGCGTCAATACCTTGGTATGATCTGGATAGGAATTAGGGTGTGGCGCCGTGGCCCGCGGCCGCGCGGGATGAGGGGAATCGACGATTGAGAGAGATCGATCGAACCCTCTGCGGAGGCGATGCTCAACCGGCTATGCAATGGATGATGAGGAGAATAAATCCAGTAGATGAGATCGTGTAGTGCTGGACTGCTGGGAAACCAAATTGACCAGGAATCACGTACGTGCATCAAGCGATTAGGTTTGCCTAGGCCGTAGGCTAATACGTGCGTGGCATTATGggaaaacctatacaccgaccaggtcggtggctaccggccaccgcacaccccctggtcgggtatgggccaggcccattagtGTCTATTTAGCTTGTAGCAGttcgtttttcctttttcttttttcttttttggtttctttttctgttttctttttcttttttctattttcggttttgtttatatttttcagattcgaaaatttcaatttttaaaaattattcaaattgaaaattgtttaaattcaaaaatgttcaaaattgaaaaccgttcaaatccgaaaatcgttcaaattcgaaaaccgttcaaattcgaaaaccgttcaaatttgaaatttgttcaaattcgaaaattgttctaatatgaaaatcgttcagattcgaaaaattttcaaatataaattttgttcaaattcggaaattgttcatagagtaaactacatttttgttcaaatttataaatgttcaaatctgaaaaatgttcagatttttagaaagttatatttatatttatttttaattttttaattttgacaaatgttcagatttaaaaaaattcttttaaaaaagaaaacaaacaacagaaaacaaaaagaaacgaAAAAGAAAAAACGAATTACCTGATGTTGGGCCGTGGCCCAGCTAGCTACCCGGGAGCGCGAGGGTGTGCGGCATCCTCCCagcgccgaccaggtcggtgtcgaGGAGCTCCCTGGCATTATGGCCTTTGGCCATTGACTAATTGCTTTGGGCTGGGCTGGATTAAGAAATTAGGATTATGCCTTGGGCTAATGGCTGGAGTACTAAGACTAATGAAAGTATATGCCTAGTGGCCCCTGCTACATTACGTTGGGGGAGGCCGAAGCATAGGGGGGGCCTGGCCACCGCTCGCCCCCCCTGGATCCGCCTCTGATTATCTACGCCCGTGCTAGAGGTGACTGTCAGACTATAACAGAGGAGGTAATTTGTCCATTTGCTCACTCATGATCCACCACCCCCGGCCCTCCTCTTCTGATTAAACACCAGTGTTAACTTGATTAATTGTTTACTCGTGCAGAATCCATCTCTCTTACTCACAGGTCCTACGCGTGCAATTCTGACCTGCCAAGACCCCGGGAACATCGAGATCGTGCTCAAAGTAAAGGGTGAAACTGAATCTCAAGACAGGGACTTAAGTTCTCTTGTCTTGACGTTAAGTGAGTATTGTTCTTTTCGTGGGGACTACACTACCAAGCGCAGCACACTCGAGTTAGGATTCCACCACATTGAGAGTGCTGTGGAGGCAACAATCCGTGTGCGAATCGCTGGTGGATCGGTGTTGCCACCAGGTGGACTTCAAGGCGTATTCACCGCTAGTACCGCTAGCATACATGATGCGGAAATTTTGTTGCTCGCTTTCGGAGATGGTAAACTGCCCCTCGCCGACGATGGCACAATCAACCTTTCACGCCGTGTTGTCTCCGTCGGATACAGTAGACAAGATCAAAAAGATCATCTCAAGGTGTCTGTCGTGGCAAAGTGTGCTGAGGATGGACATGATGCTATGAGAGATGACATAGTTTTTACACCGAAGATATATGGTAGAAGTTGGGGTGTGTTTCATGTTGGCGCCTGTAAGATGCATGTCACGGTTGCCTGGTCTGAATTCCGTTACTAATTTTTAATATAACTAGACTAAAGTACCAAGGCCGATTCTTGTTAAATTGCTTGGTTTGTTCTTGACGTCCTGAGTAGTTAGTTGCTAACGTTTTGTGACAAGTGGTGAGTTAATCATCCACTTTTTGCAGTGGTATATATTTTATGGTAGCTACTAAATATGTCGAGATAATGTTTAGTGTTCTATGTATGAAACGTTTTCTAGTACTATATTATTTTTGTATTATCCAATTGGAGCAACAAATCGAAATCAGTGTTGCTGATTCATTGCCAGAGGATGAAGCGGGTGTTGCTGAGTCACTCCAAATCTTCTGTTAGAGACGGTACATTCTGTACTTATACAACACAAGTACTCCAACATGGCTTGAGGACACACCATCCATGTTATTGTCCCTGTCTACTACTATATTACTTTTTGTAGAAAGGTTAACACCAATAGGGTGGCTgctcatgtatatataggcggacacatgtacaattacaggtacaaccctgagaaaacacggggacctatacctatacaatatgttactcaacacccCCCGCAGTCGAAGGGTCGGCACCGACACATAGACTGAAGCGAAACTCAGGAAAAGTCGTGGATGGCAATCTCTTCGTCATGATATCGGCAAACTGCTGTGACGTCGGTACGTGAAGAACTCGAACACGACCGAGGGCAACTTGCTCacgaacaaagtggatgtccaactcgatgtgcttggtgcgccgatgatgaacggggttggcggagaggtagacagCCGACACGTTGTCGCAGAAGACCACCGTAGCCTTGTCAACAGGACAAGAGAGCTCGGACAGAAGCTGACGAAGCCATGTGCACTCAGCCACAGCGTTAGCCACGGCGCGGTACTCGGCCTCAGCACTGGAGCGAGACACGGTGGGCTGCCTCTTGGAGGACCAAGAGACGAGCGACGAGCCGAGGTAGACGCAGTATCCGCTGGTGGAGCGGCGCGTATCCGGGAAACCCGCCCAGTCCGCGTCCGAGTAGGCGACAAGGTCAGTCGACGTCGAGGGCGAAGCATGCAACGACAAGCCGTAGCCCATGGTACCACATACGTAGCGGAGAATCCGCTTCACCGCGGCCCAATGAGCATCCCGAGGAGCATGCATGTGTAAGCACACCTTCTGCACGGCGTACTGGAGCTCCGGTCGCGTCAGCGTCAAGTACTGAAGAGCACCGATGATGGAGCGGTAGAACGGCGCGTCGGACGCCAGCGACCCATCACTGGCGGAGAGCTTGGCCTTCGTGTCGACAGGAGTAGGCGCAGGGTTGCAGTTAAGCATCCCTGCACGCTCGAGAAGCTCGTGGGCATACTTCCGCTGATGGAGGAAGAACCCGTCCGCACGCCGGacaacctcgatgccgaggaagtagtggagCGGGCCAAGATCCTTCAACGTGAACTCAGCACGAAGACGGTCGGTGAGCTGTCGAAGAAGACCAGCGGTGGAGGCCGTCaggatgatgtcgtcgacgtacatCAGCAGGTATGCCATGTCATTGCCGGTCCGGTAGACGTACAGCGACGCATCGGAGCGCGTGGAGCGGAAGCCAAGCTGATGCAGGAAGCCGGCGATGCG
Coding sequences within it:
- the LOC139837827 gene encoding uncharacterized mitochondrial protein AtMg00810-like, translated to MQEEYDALQRNRTWELVPRPPRANVITGKWVFKHKLGSDGTLERYKARWVVRGFRQRAGVDFTDTFAPVVKPGTIRTEQVYCQQPIGFVDTKRPDDVCLLSRSLYGLKQAPRAGYQRIAGFLHQLGFRSTRSDASLYVYRTGNDMAYLLMYVDDIILTASTAGLLRQLTDRLRAEFTLKDLGPLHYFLGIEVVRRADGFFLHQRKYAHELLERAGMLNCNPAPTPVDTKAKLSASDGSLASDAPFYRSIIGALQYLTLTRPELQYAVQKVCLHMHAPRDAHWAAVKRILRYVCGTMGYGLSLHASPSTSTDLVAYSDADWAGFPDTRRSTSGYCVYLGSSLVSWSSKRQPTVSRSSAEAEYRAVANAVAECTWLRQLLSELSCPVDKATVVFCDNVSAVYLSANPQH